The Marivirga tractuosa DSM 4126 genome contains the following window.
CCTACAGTGAAAAGTGTTGCGCATAGAAGCATTACCACAAAGTGGATTTTAACTTCTTCCTGCACTATCATAAATTCCATTTTTAATTTTCTTTCCAGATAAACTTGAACTACGCCAGCTACTCCCATGGCGGTCACCATCCCGAGCATTCCAATATTTGAAAGCCAAAATGCTAAATGCCCATTTGTGTTGTTGTATCTTTTTCTGCCTGTCATATTCGGCATACTGTAACTAATAATCGCCAATACGATCATAGCATACGCACCCCAGAAAGCATAGTGACCATGCATAGCGGTTACTAAAGTTCCATGGGTATAAATATTAGTTTGAGGTAAAGTATGAGCAAATCCTAAAAGACCAGCTCCAATAAAGGAAACTATGGAAGCTCCAATCGTCCAAAATAATGCGATTTTATTAGGGTGATTCTTTTCGCCTTTCCGATACATATAGACTGCAAAAAGTGCCATTGCCAAGAAAGCAAGTGGTTCCAGTGCAGAGAAAATACCTCCTACAATAATCCAGATTTTATTTACTCCTATATAGTAATAGTGGTGTCCTGTTCCTAAAATACCAGAAAGGAAAGTAAGCCCAACGATTACATATAGCCATTTTTCAATTACTTCTCTGTCTACACCGGTAAGTTTGATCAAGAGGAATGCTAAAATACCACCCATGATCAATTCCCATACACCTTCTACCCAAAGGTGTACTACCCACCAACGGAAAAATGAGTCCGTTACCTGACTGTCAAACCATATCATGCCCGGCAGATATAAAAGTGCTGCAAAAAATAATCCCATAACTAGTACTATCGAAGTGGTAGTTTTGCGTTTTCCTTTATATAATGTGGCTATGATAATGCCTAAGAAAAGTAGAACATTTACTACTACCAGATAATCTAACTCTCTTGGGATTTCAAGAAATTTTCTTCCTTCCCAAATGTTAAAGTGATAGCCAGTTATGGCGACCACACCTACCACAGCTAGGGAAATTAATTGCACATACGCCCACTTGACGCTTACCAATTCTCTTTGTGCTTCTTCGGGTATTATATAATATGCTGCCCCCATAAATCCACTTAGTAACCAAACAACCAATAAATTAGTGTGTACAGCCCTAGCAGTATTAAAAGGGACAAAATCGTGTAGAACATCAAAACCTATTCGAGCAAATCCCATGACAAACCCGTAAACAATCTGCAAAGTGAAGAGTAGCATACACAGTGCAAAAAACCAATACGCAACTTTTTGTGATTTATATTTCATCTTTTTAAAATTTTAATTGCTTTTTTATTTTCCTTTAGCTTTATCTTTTGCCAAAGGCGATACCATATGGTCAAATCCATTGAGGTCGATTTCTCCAATCCATTTAAAATATTCTATCATAGCTTCGGCATCTTCTTCACTCATGTTATAAGCCACCATTTTCCTGCCGTTTGGCTGCCACGGAACCGGTGACATCAGAATAGCTTTGAT
Protein-coding sequences here:
- a CDS encoding cbb3-type cytochrome c oxidase subunit I codes for the protein MKYKSQKVAYWFFALCMLLFTLQIVYGFVMGFARIGFDVLHDFVPFNTARAVHTNLLVVWLLSGFMGAAYYIIPEEAQRELVSVKWAYVQLISLAVVGVVAITGYHFNIWEGRKFLEIPRELDYLVVVNVLLFLGIIIATLYKGKRKTTTSIVLVMGLFFAALLYLPGMIWFDSQVTDSFFRWWVVHLWVEGVWELIMGGILAFLLIKLTGVDREVIEKWLYVIVGLTFLSGILGTGHHYYYIGVNKIWIIVGGIFSALEPLAFLAMALFAVYMYRKGEKNHPNKIALFWTIGASIVSFIGAGLLGFAHTLPQTNIYTHGTLVTAMHGHYAFWGAYAMIVLAIISYSMPNMTGRKRYNNTNGHLAFWLSNIGMLGMVTAMGVAGVVQVYLERKLKMEFMIVQEEVKIHFVVMLLCATLFTVGIGFYIYEFIKYGKPTDEALESENPFDEDNDKMSNQKNQAELVS